From a single Peromyscus maniculatus bairdii isolate BWxNUB_F1_BW_parent chromosome 4, HU_Pman_BW_mat_3.1, whole genome shotgun sequence genomic region:
- the Znf334 gene encoding zinc finger protein 334: protein MDSFQRSVSFKDLTVDFTHEEWQCLGPAQRLLYRDVMLENYRNLLSVGFRVSKPDVILKLEQGKEPWVVEESPSQNHPEDDDALEKDKGIQDKHLKQFLVFSNKKMPEKAILFEETVALDMNTVSSEKMFHKYDPGGNGLKTNSEETVAKSSQANAKLIAEPGGCEKLPPHTRPDKSHSGTRRNKCDEVRDVRSHGEDLNPYQNIQSLSQPSELNKGGKPFLQKSAHSAGMEDHAERKRNECAECRKTFSKRSTLIVHQRIHTGERPYACNYCRKTFRIKASLTRHQRVHTGERPYKCKECGKAFIDKSALIVHQRIHGGEKSYECNECGKTFFRKSALAEHFRSHTGEKPYECKECGNAFGKKSYLIVHQRTHRGEKPNECKECGKTFFCLSALTAHQRIHTGEKPYECSECEKTFFCQSALNVHLRSHTGEKPYKCRQCGKFLCTKSALVAHQVIHRGKKSFECNECGKLFYLKTTLTIHQRTHTGEKLGVLSKWGRTSPVKSNCIQQEGMDTKEDRECHDHKRTVHKSSRRFAHKRTIWERPYECPECGRTYCRKSALRHHQKTHTGERPYECKECGKTFCQKVSFTEHQRTHTGEKPHKCKECGKSFRHKSAFTVHKRIHTGEKPYGCNECGKSYRRLWTLTEHQKIHTGEKPYECSTCKKTFRHKSNFLLHQKTHKK, encoded by the exons AGGTCGGTTTCCTTCAAGGATTTGACCGTGGACTTCACCCATGAGGAGTGGCAATGTCTGGGCCCTGCACAGCGCCTCCTGTACAGGGACGTGATGCTGGAGAACTACAGGAACCTCCTCTCAGTGG GGTTTCGTGTTAGCAAACCAGATGTGATCTTAAAATTGGAGCAAGGAAAAGAGCCGTGGGTAGTGGAAGAATCGCCAAGTCAGAACCATCCAG aagaTGATGATGCCTTAGAGAAGGACAAGGGAATACAAGACAAACATTTGAAGCAATTTTTAGTCTTCAGTAACAAAAAGATGCCAGAAAAAGCCATTCTGTTCGAGGAAACAGTTGCTCTTGACATGAATACTGTTTCTTCAGAAAAAATGTTCCATAAATATGACCCAGGGGGAAATGGCTTGAAAACTAATTCAGAAGAAACCGTTGCAAAGTCAAGCCAAGCAAATGCAAAGCTAATTGCTGAGCCCGGTGGGTGTGAGAAGCTCCCACCCCACACAAGGCCTGACAAAAGCCATTCTGGGACAAGACGGAACAAATGTGATGAAGTTAGGGATGTTAGGAGTCACGGTGAAGATCTTAATCCATACCAGAATATCCAGTCTTTAAGTCAGCCCTCTGAACTTAACAAGGGTGGGAAACCCTTCCTCCAGAAGTCAGCCCACTCTGCAGGAATGGAGGACCATGCTGAAAGAAAGCGAAATGAATGTGCTGAGTGTAGGAAAACCTTCTCTAAGAGGTCCACCCTCATTGTCCATCAGAGAATCCATACAGGAGAGAGACCCTATGCTTGTAATTACTGTAGGAAAACTTTTCGTATAAAGGCAAGCCTCACTCGACACCAGCGAGTTCACACTGGAGAGAGACCTTATAAATGCAAagagtgtgggaaagccttcattGACAAATCTGCCCTCATTGTGCATCAGAGAATCCATGGAGGGGAGAAATCCTACGAGTGTAACGAATGTGGGAAGACCTTCTTCCGGAAGTCAGCCCTGGCTGAGCATTTCAGATCACACACAGGGGAGAAGCCTTATGAATGCAAGGAATGTGGGAATGCCTTTGGCAAGAAGTCTTACCTCATTGTACACCAAAGAACTCACAGAGGAGAGAAACCAAATGAATGTAAGGAGTGTGGGAAAACCTTCTTCTGTCTGTCAGCCCTGACGGCACATCAGAGAATTCACACGGGGGAGAAACCCTATGAGTGCAGTGAGTGTGAGAAAACTTTCTTCTGTCAGTCGGCCCTCAATGTGCATCTGAGAAGTCATaccggagagaaaccctataaatgccGCCAGTGTGGCAAGTTTCTGTGCACTAAGTCTGCTCTCGTGGCCCATCAGGTAATCCACAGAGGGAAGAAGTCTTTCGAATGTAATGAATGCGGGAAGCTTTTCTACCTGAAGACAACACTCACGATACATCAGAGGACTCACACCGGAGAGAAGCTTGGCGTGCTCAGTAAATGGGGTCGAACATCCCCTGTGAAGTCAAACTGCATCCAACAGGAAGGAATGGACACAAAGGAGGATCGTGAGTGCCACGACCATAAGCGTACAGTCCACAAAAGCTCACGCCGCTTTGCACATAAGAGAACCATATGGGAGAGACCTTACGAATGTCCCGAGTGTGGGAGGACCTACTGCCGGAAGTCAGCTCTCCGGCACCATCAGaagacacacacaggagagaggccCTATGAGTGTAAAGAGTGTGGGAAAACCTTCTGCCAGAAAGTCTCCTTTACCGAGCATCAGCGAACTCATACTGGGGAAAAACCACATAAATGCAAAGAATGTGGGAAATCCTTCCGCCATAAGTCAGCATTCACAGTGCATAAGAGaattcacacaggagagaaaccgTATGGatgtaatgaatgtgggaaaAGCTACCGTCGGCTCTGGACTCTGACTGAACATCAGAAAATACACACAggggagaaaccctatgaatgtagcACATGTAAGAAAACATTTCGCCATAAATCAAACTTCCTTTTACATCAGAAAACTCACAAGAAGTag
- the LOC102920614 gene encoding zinc finger protein 248-like, with protein MTTTQGQVLFRDVSVTFTQKEWQLLDAAQRRLYREVMLETYKHLQAVGCDVTKPELICKLEQGDVPWELPGGSLSEVQRADCMTSEENEDKYLSQVLFVNNKALTKKRSKALKETVYQATDSVASREVHYKCRSTETSLENVAGLITDNKNCATKKFDGLGGSRSLGTKCEKAPIGCKTCESDQRERSHRPVEDLTQHRKTLHLEKPPEHKNCGKNSHRKTASVIHEAVHTGQEPSQDSKCMQATAHKIRFQSFLRTLRERKAQEASECGKSSCMKSKHEHPRAHIRDKHCECDMLEKSFSEKSGLTRQGRMQPGGKPDGCNVSERALRNSSHIQNEKIHVGEKTHGCGKCGETLHRKAGLTQNQTTCTKERPKCADSQTALKKSRLTLNQRTSSRGKSHKGNECEKSPAPSLRGSKSSRHQRPSSSVEEKPEECEEGEKSPLGENQSACKEQKACECHKCEEGCPKKAGLAQHQSSNPGKKPYACKECDKSFMVKSNLTEHQRTHTGEKPYECKECGKSFCQKSALKVHQRTHTGEKPYKCNECGKSFCVKSNLTQHQRTHTGEKPYKCSECWRSFCVKSNLVVHQRTHTGEKPYKCPECEKTFYEKSALTKHQRIHTGEKPYECNECKKNFSQRSALTKHQRKTHKKKASTRSLHGQIPESTSKAH; from the exons ATGACCACAACCCAG GGGCAAGTGTTGTTCAGAGATGTGTCTGTGACCTTCACTCAGAAGGAGTGGCAGTTGCTGGATGCTGCCCAGAGGCGCCTGTACAGGGAGGTGATGCTGGAGACCTACAAGCACCTGCAAGCAGTGG GGTGCGATGTGACCAAACCTGAGCTGATCTGCAAGTTGGAACAGGGAGACGTTCCTTGGGAACTTCCAGGTGGCAGCCTCTCag AAGTCCAGAGGGCCGACTGCATGACAAGTGAGGAAAACGAAGACAAATATTTGAGtcaagttttatttgtcaacaACAAAGCACTAACTAAGAAAAGAAGCAAGGCTCTAAAGGAAACAGTTTATCAGGCCACAGACTCAGTGGCCTCAAGAGAAGTGCACTATAAGTGTCGCTCAACAGAAACAAGCTTGGAAAATGTTGCAGGATTAATTACTGATAACAAAAACTGTGCAACAAAAAAGTTTGATGGTTTAGGTGGGTCTCGGTCCCTGGGTACTAAGTGTGAAAAAGCTCCCATAGGATGCAAAACCTGTGAAAGTGACCAAAGGGAGAGATCCCACCGTCCTGTCGAGGACCTCACTCAACATCGGAAGACCCTGCATTTGGAAAAACCTCCTGAACATAAAAATTGTGGGAAGAACTCACACAGAAAGACAGCCTCTGTTATACACGAGGCAGTTCACACAGGACAGGAGCCCTCTCAGGATAGTAAATGCATGCAAGCCACTGCTCACAAGATCAGGTTCCAGTCTTTTCTAAGAACCCTTAGAGAAAGGAAGGCACAAGAGGCCAGCGAATGTGGGAAGTCCTCATGCATGAAGTCAAAACATGAACATCCAAGAGCTCATATAAGAGACAAACACTGTGAATGTGATATGCTTGAGAAATCCTTTAGTGAGAAATCAGGTCTTACCAGACAGGGGAGAATGCAACCAGGAGGAAAGCCTGATGGATGTAATGTAAGTGAGAGAGCCTTAAGAAACTCATCCCACATCCAAAATGAGAAAATTCATGTGGGAGAAAAGACCCATGGCTGTGGGAAATGTGGGGAAACCCTTCACAGAAAGGCAGGCCTTACTCAGAACCAGACAACTTGCACAAAAGAAAGACCTAAGTGTGCCGACAGCCAAACAGCCTTAAAGAAGTCGCGTCTGACCCTAAATCAGAGAACTAGCTCAAGAGGAAAAAGCCACAAAGGAAATGAGTGTGAGAAatccccagccccctccctcaGAGGATCGAAAAGCTCTCGACATCAGAGACCATCATCGTCCGTGGAGGAGAAACCCGAAGAGTGTGAGGAAGGTGAGAAGTCACCTCTTGGTGAAAATCAGAGTGCTTGCAAAGAACAGAAAGCCTGTGAGTGTCACAAATGTGAGGAAGGCTGTCCCAAGAAAGCGGGTCTTGCTCAACATCAGAGCTCAAACCCGGGGAAAAAACCCTATGCGTGCAAGGAATGTGACAAATCCTTCATGGTGAAGTCAAACCTCACTGAACACCAGAGAACTCACACTGGAGAAAAACCGTATGAATGCAAAGAGTGTGGGAAGTCATTCTGCCAAAAATCTGCCCTCAAAGTACACCAGAGAactcacacaggagagaaaccatATAAATGCAATGAATGTGGGAAATCCTTCTGTGTGAAATCGAACCTTACACAGCACCAAAGGACCCACACAGGAGAGAAGCCGTACAAATGCAGTGAGTGCTGGAGATCCTTCTGTGTCAAGTCCAACCTTGTTGTGCATCAGAGAACTCACACCGGagaaaaaccctacaaatgtCCCGAGTGTGAGAAAACCTTCTACGAGAAATCTGCCCTCACAAAACATCAGCGGATTCACACAGgggaaaaaccctatgaatgtaatgaatgcAAGAAAAACTTCAGCCAGAGGTCAGCCCTCACCAAGCAccagagaaaaacacacaagaaGAAAGCGTCCACCAGGAGCCTTCACGGGCAGATACCAGAATCAACAAGCAAAGCTCATTGA